In Actinoplanes sp. NBC_00393, a single genomic region encodes these proteins:
- a CDS encoding carbohydrate ABC transporter permease, translated as MTGRRTADREGTLAWLFLMPSVVYILALVALPFLLAIGYSLSDVTAGDPSFDWVGLRNFQRVFEDPVFWRSLGNTFVFTLISMALIVVLGKILANVLVADFRGKWVVRFLVLLPWTTPVALSSIAWLWMLDSIFSPIDWVLRELGLIQGNMYWLGEPGLAMASVIAVHVWRLTPLAAVIMVAGLVAIPRDLDEAARVDGAGYWRRMFEVTIPLVLPVAAVAALFGAIFTFTDMAVVDVLTNGGPNNATQVLTSWAFFRGIDGGDVGQGAAIALFLFPLLLAVAIAILRLVRRMEVS; from the coding sequence GTGACCGGCCGCCGGACGGCGGACCGTGAGGGGACGCTGGCCTGGCTGTTCCTGATGCCCAGCGTGGTCTACATCCTGGCGCTGGTGGCGCTGCCGTTCCTGCTCGCCATCGGGTATTCGCTTTCGGACGTGACCGCCGGCGACCCGAGCTTCGACTGGGTCGGCCTCCGCAACTTCCAGCGGGTCTTCGAGGACCCGGTGTTCTGGCGCTCGCTCGGCAACACCTTCGTCTTCACGCTGATCTCGATGGCGCTGATCGTGGTGCTCGGGAAGATCCTGGCGAACGTGCTGGTCGCCGACTTCCGGGGCAAGTGGGTGGTCCGGTTCCTGGTGCTGCTGCCCTGGACCACGCCGGTCGCGCTGTCGTCGATCGCCTGGCTCTGGATGCTCGACTCGATCTTCTCGCCGATCGACTGGGTGCTGCGCGAGCTGGGCCTGATCCAGGGCAACATGTACTGGCTGGGCGAACCGGGCCTGGCGATGGCCAGCGTGATCGCGGTGCACGTCTGGCGGCTCACCCCGCTCGCCGCCGTGATCATGGTGGCCGGGCTGGTGGCGATCCCGCGGGACCTGGACGAGGCCGCCCGGGTCGACGGGGCCGGCTACTGGCGGCGGATGTTCGAGGTGACGATTCCGCTGGTCCTGCCGGTGGCCGCGGTGGCCGCGCTGTTCGGGGCGATCTTCACGTTCACCGACATGGCCGTGGTCGACGTGCTCACCAACGGCGGGCCGAACAACGCCACCCAGGTGCTGACCAGCTGGGCGTTCTTCCGCGGCATCGACGGCGGTGACGTCGGTCAGGGCGCGGCGATCGCGTTGTTCCTGTTCCCGCTGCTGCTCGCGGTGGCCATCGCGATCCTGCGGCTGGTCCGCCGGATGGAGGTGTCATGA